In the Gopherus flavomarginatus isolate rGopFla2 chromosome 6, rGopFla2.mat.asm, whole genome shotgun sequence genome, one interval contains:
- the LOC127054047 gene encoding homeobox protein vent1-like, with translation MGEAAFSVDLPAQPASEEQRPAGRPHICCVPPPRAPTCFSRSPHLAKAKPREGAAAGGQLHPSSLGREELEDTKPQKLPNDRASPAPEGGWVSADESSGYESESASSCIPFSPGEDEHQQRRARTAFTQEQVGKLEKTFKRQKYVGAAERRKLAAALQLSEIQVKTWFQNRRMKLKRQIQDHHHNLISSDPFYGYKQGTPPNMLQDYSRYPSPQQQRLLPFTPNCALQFNSSFQIYEAQNPSYPIRARDLPFFHQHFLPQFSVHPFIQNKMENKQFNPLQTL, from the exons ATGGGTGAGGCCGCCTTCTCCGTGGACTtgccggcccagcctgccagcgaGGAGCAAAGGCCAGCGGGCAGGCCGCACATCTGCTGCGTCCCTCCTCCGCGGGCCCCCACCTGCTTCAGCCGGAGTCCCCACCTGGCCAAAGCAAAGCCCAGAGAGGGAGCCGCTGCCGGGGGCCAGCTCCACCCCAGCAGCCTGGGCCGAGAGGAGCTGGAAGACACCAAACCCCAGAAGCTGCCCAACGACCGAGCAAGTCCCG CTCCCGAGGGCGGCTGGGTGAGCGCGGACGAGTCCTCCGGGTACGAGAGCGAAAGCGCTTCCTCCTGCATCCCATTCTCGCCGGGGGAGGACGAGCACCAGCAGCGCAGGGCGCGGACCGCCTTCACCCAGGAGCAGGTCGGCAAGCTGGAGAAAACCTTCAAGCGGCAGAAGTACGTGGGGGCGGCGGAGAGGAGGAAGCTGGCGGCCGCTCTTCAGCTGTCCGAGATTCAG gTCAAAACCTGGTTCCAGAATCGCAGGATGAAACTTAAGAGGCAAATACAAGACCACCATCATAATCTCATATCTTCAGATCCCTTCTATGGCTATAAGCAAGGGACCCCACCAAATATGTTACAGGATTATTCCCGCTATCCTAGTCCACAGCAACAAAGACTTCTGCCTTTTACTCCTAATTGTGCTTTACAATTCAATTCTTCCTTTCAAATATATGAGGCCCAAAACCCATCATACCCCATTAGGGCACGTGATCTGCCTTTTTTCCACCAACACTTTCTACCACAATTCTCTGTCCATCCATTTATACAGaacaaaatggaaaacaaacaatttaatcctCTTCAAACATTATAA